TTGACGGCGTGCGCAGGCCCGCCCCCCGTGGGCGCCCCGCCGGTCAGCCGCAGCACCCCCCGCCACAGCAGCCGCCGCCCCCGCCCGGCCGGGGCGCGGCGGCGGCCGGGGCGGACGAGGCGCCGCCCACGGCCACCGTCGACAGCAGTTTGACCGTGTCGTCGTGGCCCGCGGGGCAGGCGGCGGGGGCGGAGGACTCCGCCATGGGGCGGCTCAGTTCGAAGGTGTCGCCGCAGGTCCGGCAGCGGTACTCGTAACGAGGCATGCCCCCAGGTTAACCGGCGTGTCCCTGATCACAGCGCCTCAAAGTTTCATGAGTGTTCGCTCACCTTCGATACTGGTGCGGAGATATTGAAAAGATCGCTGATAATTTGACCGAGCCGCGACGAGCCGTAAGACCGGAGGAATGAGGGGGAACCGCGCCGCGACCAGCGCGGCCCCCGCTCTGTCCGACCGCGCGCGCAGGAACGAGTGCGAGGGGAGACGCAGCCGTGACCGACGCATGGCAGCGGACGGACGATTCCGAGGGCGACGACGAAGCCCCGTCCGGAGGACAACGGCCGGTGGAGAGGGACGCCACGCTCCACCTGAAGGTTGACGGCCTGCGGGCGGACGCCACGATGCAGCTGCGCGTGCCGCCGCCCCCGCCGCCCCCGCCGCCCCCGCCGCCCGGGGAACCGGCGGCCCCCGGCGGCCGGGCCGCCCGGCGGCGCAGCTCCCGGCCCACGGGCCGCGACCGCCTCAGCGGCACCGCCACGACCGCCCTCGACCGCCTGCGGGCCGTCCTGGGCCCGCGGCTCGCACCGCTCGCCCCCCACGCCCGCCGGCTCAGGCCCGCCTACCCGCGCCCCAACCGCACCGGCTGGCGCCGCTGGCTGCCCTCCTGGCGGCAGTGGCTCGGCGGCGTGCTGTCCGGCTCCGGCCTGCTCTTCCTGTTCCTGCTCGCCGCCTACGAGACCACGGACATCCCGACGAACCTCAACAGCTTCGCCACCCAGCAGGACAACGTCTACTTCTGGTCGGACGGGACCCCGATGGCCCGCACCGGGTGGGTGCAGCGGCAGAGCATGCCGCTGAAGGAGATACCCGAGCAGGTGCGCTGGGCGGTGCTCGCGGCGGAGAACGAGAGCTTCTACTCCGACCCCGGCATCTCCTTCAAGGGCATCAGCCGGGCGCTGTGGCGGACCGTCGGGCAGGGCAGCACCCAGGGCGGCTCCACCATCACCCAGCAGTACGTCAAGAACGTCTACCTGAACCAGAACCAGACCGTCAGCCGCAAGTTCACCGAGGCGATGATCGCCCTCAAGCTCGACAACAAGATGAGCAAGGACGACATTTTGGAGGGCTACCTCAACACCAGTTGGTTCGGCCGCGGCACCTACGGCATCCAGCGGGCCTCCCAGGCCTACTACGGCAAGGACGTCAGCCAGCTCAACGCCAGCGAGGCCGCCATGCTCGCCTCCCTGCTGAAGGGCGCCGGGCTTTTCGACCCCACCCTCAGCAAGGCCAACCACCAGCGGGCGGTGGAGCGGTGGTCCTGGATCCTGGACCGGATGGTCAAGACCGGCAGGCTGACCCCGGCCGAGCGGGCCACGTACCGGACGTTCCCCGAGCCGCTGAAGTCGGCCCGCGTGTACGACACCGGCAAACAGAGCGACTACCTGGTGGAGCTGGCGCAGCAGTACGCCAAGAGGACCGCCCACATCTCCGACCGGGACTTCGACCTCGGCGGCTACCAGATCTACACGACCTTCGACCGCAAGCGCGAGGTCACGCTCACGGACGCCGTCACCAAGGCGCGCAAGCAGGCGGGGGCGGAGCGGCCCCAGCAGGCGAGGACCGCCCACTACGGCGCCGCGTCGGTCGCCGCCGACGGGCGCATCCTCGCCGTCTACGGCGGCCCCGACCACCGCACCCAGGGCTACAACGAGTCCAACGCGACCACGGTCCAGGCCGGTTCGGCGTTCCTGCCGTTCGTCTACGCCGCCGGCCTGCAGAACGGCGTCCACAAGACCCGCGGCGGGCCCGCCACCCCGGTCACCCCGCAGAGCGTCTACGACGGCGACGACGGGGTCCCCGTCACCACCCCCGAGGGCCCCTACTGGGACCGCAGCGGCAAGAAGGTCGCCGCGCACAACGACGGGGGCGAGTCCTACGGCAGGATCACGCTGGCCGACGCCCTCGCCAAGTCGGTGAACACGCCGTTCATGCAGCTCGGCATGGACACCGGCCTGGACAAGGTGCGCCGGACCGCGGAGGCGGCGGGCCTGCTCGCCTCCAGCATGGGACCGCAGGTGCCCGACCTGTCCCTGGGCAGTTCCACCCCGAGCGCCATCCGGATGGCCAGCGGTTACGCCACCTTCGCCGCGGACGGCAGGCACACCGAGCCGTACTCGGTGCGCCGGATCACCCGCAACGGCTCGCCGGTCGCCCTGGAGGCACCCGCCGCCCGCCGGGCGGTCAGCGCCGCGGTGGCCGCGCAGGTCACCGAGGCGCTGGCGGCCTCGCTGCGCACCGCCCACCCGGGAGCCGCCTCGGCCGTGCCGGCGGCCGGGAAGGCCGGGACCACCGCCGACGACACCGCCTCCTGGTACGCGGGCACCGCCGGCTCCGTGTCGACCGCGGTCGTCGTCTACCGCATGGACCTGGCCAAAAGTCTCGAACCACTTCCGCTCAAGGGCCTGGCCGGTACATCCTCCGACAGCGTCCCGTACGGCATCTGGGCGCAGGTCACGGGCGTCGAATGACCTCCACGGCCGCACCCGCATCCCCTCGCAGATTGAGCCGCGCATGAACAAGAAGCCGCCCACCGGCCGCCGCCGCCGGGTCCGCACCCGGCAGCCCCGCCTCGCGCTGCGCCCCGAGGTGCTGACCCTGGCCGCGCTGCTCGTCGTGGCCTCGCTCATCGCGGGGTACCTGGCGCTGACCCGCCAGGACAGCACCTCACCCGCCGCGTCCGCCAAGGGGGGCGCCAGGGGAACCACGGGCAGCACCGGCAAGGAGCCCGCCTGGGACGGCAGGGTCAGGGTCCTCGGTGACGGCTCCACGTCCTACACCGGTCCGCAGAAGGGGCAGTTGAAGCCCGTCCCGCTCAAGCCCGGCGAGAAGCCGCCCCAGTTCGTCGTCTTCTCCTGGGACGGCGCGCTGGAGGGCAGCGACCACCTCTTCTCGCACTACCGTGAGCTGGCCAAGGAGTACGACGCCCACATGACCTTCTTCCTCACGGGCATCTACCTGCTGCCCAAGAGCAAGAAGACGCTCTACCACGGGCCGCAGCACGCGCCGGGCGACGCAGCGATCGACTACGCCACCGACGAGCACATCCGCACCACCCTGGAACAGCTCCGCGACGCCTACGAGGACGGCGACGAGATCGGCACCCACTTCAACGGCCACTTCTGCGGCGCCAAGGGCGGCGGCGACTGGAGCGTCGACGAGTGGAAGAGCGAGATCGACCAGTTCTTCTCGTTCGTGGAGAAGTGGAAGACCAACACCGGCTACAACGACGTCCCCGCCCTGCCCTTCGACTTCAAGCGGGAGGTCACCGGAGGCCGCGCCCCCTGCCTGGAGGGGCAGGCGAACCTGCTGAAGGCCATCAAGGACTACGGCTGGCGCTACGACGCCAGTTCCGCAGGGGACTTCCAGATATGGCCGGCGAAGAAGGACGGCATATGGGACTTCCCGCTGCAGATGCTGCCGTACGAGAGCGGCAAGTACCAAGGCCTGTCCATGGACTTCAACTTCCTCTACAACCAGTCCGGCGGCGAGACCGACGGCGACCCGGCCAAGTACCCGCAGTGGGAGCAGGAGACCGTCGACTCCTACATGGCCGGTTTCAACCGGGTGTACTACGGCAGCCGGGCGCCGCTGTTCATCGGCAACCACTTCGAGGACTGGAACGGCGGCATCTACATGAAGGCCATCGACCAGGTGGTCGCGAACGTCTGCACGAAGAAGGGCGTCAAGTGCGTCTCCTTCAGGGAACTCGCCGACTGGATGGACGCGCAGAAGCCGGCCACCCTGGAACGGCTGCGCAGCCTCGACCCCGCCCAGTCCCCGGACTGGTCCACGGTGGTCAAGTGACGCCTGAGGGACCGCGTTTCGGCCCGGGACCCCACCGCCGCCACCCCCTTCACGGCGGGCGCCCGCCTCATGCGAAGATGCCCTCTCCCGGTAGGTGTACCGGTGCAGAGGGGAACAGCATTGAAATCGAGAAGACTGAGCCGTAAGCGGAGCCGTACCGCCATAGTCACGGCGGCGGCCGGCGCGGTCGTCGCGGGTGTGGCCCTGGTGCCCAACTGGAGCGCGGGCGCCGCCGTCACCGACAACCCGACGGTGGACGCGGCCACCAGGGCGACCTTCCAGCGACTGGCCGACGCGGTCTTCACCGACCGCACGTCCGCCCTCGTGGACAGCGGGACCCACCATGCCAAGCGTCTCGCCGCCGGGTTCTCCGGCGACGTGCGCCTGTCGTCCGCCCAGTCGCGCGAGGAGAGCTCCGCGCTGGGCGAGCTGCGCGGCCGCAAGTCCCGGCTGGCCCGGCTGGGCGAGAAGTACAGCGCGGCCAGCACCCGGGTCACGCTGGACGCCACCCGGGTCAAGGGCCGGCGCGCCACGGTCGCCGTCACCGAGACCACGACCCTGACGTACGAGAAGGTCAAGGGCACCGAGCCGAGGACCACCGGCTTCCAGGCGCACCACGAACTGACCTTCAGGGCCGACCGGCGCGGCGACTGGCAGCTGACCGGCGTCCAGGACACCGACGACGGCTACCTGGCCGTCAACCAGGTGGCCAAGCCGGACGTCGCCAAGCCGGCCACCGCGAGCGACGACGGCCCGCCCGAGGCGGCCCGTTCGGCGACCACCTGGCCCGCGCCGGCCAAGCCGAAGAGCCTCTCGGGCACCGGCTACGACTACAAGGCCATGGCGGCGTACGCAACCAAGTACTGGAACCAGTACAACCCCGACTACCCCGACTACAACGGGGAAGGGGCCGGCGGCGACTGCACCAACTTCGTCAGCCAGTCCCTCAAGGCGGGCGGCTGGAAGCACGTGCCGGGTTACACCGACGACTTCCACAACTGGTTCGGCAACGCCGACATCCAGTCGGACTCGTTCGTCGGCGTGAACGAGTTCTCCTGGTTCGCCCTGTCCTCCAAGCGGGTCACCAGCCTCGCCAACGTCTACCAGATGGACATCGGCGACGTGCTGCAGATGGACTTCAACAAGGACGGGTCCAAGGACCACTCCATGATCGTCACCTACCGCAACCCGCAGGGCGTGCCGTACGTGACGTACCACTCCACGAACACCTACAACAGGTCGGTGGCCAGCCTCGTCGCGTCGTACCCCACCGCCGCGTTCTACGCCTACCGCACCTGACGGGGTTCCCGGTGCTCCGGTTCCTCCCGCCGCGCCGGAGGGGACTCGGGGTGCCGGGACTTCCAGTAGGGGTTGTCGTGCGGCAGGGACGAGCCGACCCTGCCGTACATCCCGAAGGTCATCAGCAGCAGGCCGACGGCGAAGCTGAACAGCACGTTCTGCATCTTGAACGCCAGGAAGTTGCTGCCGGAGTCCAGCAGGCCGAGGTTCAGGAAGCCGTTCAGCAGGAACAGCACGCCCAGCACCATGTTCAGCGTGGAGGCGACGTTCCCCCCGATCACCATGCCCACGAGGAGCACCGCTCCGACGCAGATCGACAGCACGCTGAGCGCGCCGTTGGTGTTCAGGCCCACCACGGTGTCGCCGCCGGTGCTGAAGAACCCGATCCGGTTGATCATCCCCAGGATGCCGAAGGCCAGCAGGAAGAGGCCGATCAGGCCCGCGCCGACCCGGTAGACCCTGTTCAGCCGGTGGTCGACGGGCAGGTGCTCGTCGAACCGGGGCCGGTTCCTGGAGCGGGGTGACCGCGTGTGCGCTGCGTGTGGGGCCATGTCCGCCTCCCTCGGGCGCTCAGCGGAGACCGTCCGTCCCCTTCAATATCCGCCGGCTCGCATTACCCGGCAACACGGGCGGCCCTGGCCCCGTCCCGGCGCGGGCCGCGTTCACCGGCCCGGGCCGCCCCCGCGCTCCGCGCGGATCTGCGCCACCACCCGGGCCACCGTGAGCCGCACGGCCTCCGTCTCCGTCAGGAAGTGCCAGTAGTCGGGGTGGCGGCCCTCCAGCGTGCCGACCGCCCGCTCCAGCCGGGCCACCGCGTCGTCCAGCGGCCGGGCGTGCCGCGGATCGGGGGTCGCCCGGCCCGTCATGGCCAGCCGCTGGGCGTCCCGGATCGCGAACCGGGTCCGCTCGATCTCCCGCTGCGGGTCCTTCTGCACCGCGTTCAGCCGCGTCAGCCGGTCCCCGGCCGCCGAGACCGCCTCGTCGGTGCCGTTCAGCAGCGCCCGGGCGGTCGACAGCAGCGCGGTGGCGTCCGCCCAGCGCTGGGCGTCCCGGGCGGTCCGCGCCTCGCGCAGCTTCAGCTCCGCCTGCCGCACGTGCTGCGCGGCCTGTTCGGGCACCTGCTGGAGGTCCTGCCAGCAGGCGGCCGAGAACCTCCGCCGCAGCTCGCTCAGCACCGGGTCCACCTGTCCGGTGCGCGTGGTCAGCGCCTCGGCCCGGGTGCGCAGGGACACCAGCCGGTGGTCGATCTCGGCGGCCTTCTCCGGCAGCCGCTCGGCCTCGGCCCGGATCGCCGCGGCCTCCCGCTGGACCCGCTCGGCCCGCTCCAGGGTCTGCGCCACGCCGTGCTGCCCGGCGCCCTGGTTCAGCCTGGTCAGCTCGGGGGAGAGGGCGGCGAGGCGGGCGGCGAGGTCGTCGGCCCGCAGCTCGCTCCGGCGCACGGCGTCCAGGGCGTCGCTCGCGCCCAGCAGTGCCTGCCGGGCCCGCTCCACGGCGGGCGCCAGCCGGGCCAGCTGTGTCTCGGCCTTGCCGAGCAGCGGACCGAGCGAGCCGGCGAAGCGGTCCAGCTCCGCCTTGACCCGGACCAGTTCGTCCTTGGCGCCGGTCAGCTCGGTGCGCGCCCGGGCGGCGACGGAGGCCTCCAGGTCGTCGCGGTCGAGGTCGTGGGCGTCCACGGCCTGGATGTAGCGTCGGCTGGCCTCGTCGATGCGCTGTCCCAGCGCCTCGAAGTCCGAGGCGGCGCGGCGGGCGGCGGGCGAGTCGTCGACGGCCGTGATGGTCTCGACGGAGATCTGCAGGTCCCGCTGGGCGGTGTCGAGTTCGTAGAACGCCGCCGCCGCGTCGTCCTTCGCCGCCTGGGCCTCGGCCCGCTGGCCCTCGGCCCGTCCGCCGAACCAGCGCCGGGTGCCGCCGCCCGCGAAGGCGGCGGGCAGCGCGAGGGCCGCGAGCAGCGGCAGGCCGATCAGGACGAGGGTGTCACGCGGCCCCCCGGACCCGTGCCGGGCCCGTACGCTCGACGGTGGGGCGTACGGCTGCGTGGATGGCGTGCCCGGTGTCGCCGTCACATCCCTCTCCCGTGCTGTCATTCGCCTGGGTGGTGTCATTCTCCCATTCGCAGGAGACGAACACACGGGCCGGCCGGTTCGCCGTACGGGCCGCCGTTTTCCGCCCCGCCCCGCTGCGGTCCGGCCGGCGGGGCGGTCCGCTTCCGGCGTGGACGCGGTGTGCGGCACAATCCCCGGGGCGATGTAGGCTGTCGACCTGTCCCGGGTGCGTAGCTCAGTGGTAGAGCGCCTGCCTTACAAGCAGGATGTCGGCGGTTCGAAACCGTCCGCGCCCACCCACGGAAAGGCCCCCGGCCGCGTGCGGCCGGGGGCCTTTCCGCGTCACTCCGCCTCCCGGGCCGCCTCTTCGCGGGCGTGTTTGAGCGTGCTGCGGGCGTCCACGCGCTCGCCCA
This is a stretch of genomic DNA from Streptomyces sp. TG1A-8. It encodes these proteins:
- a CDS encoding amidase domain-containing protein, translated to MKSRRLSRKRSRTAIVTAAAGAVVAGVALVPNWSAGAAVTDNPTVDAATRATFQRLADAVFTDRTSALVDSGTHHAKRLAAGFSGDVRLSSAQSREESSALGELRGRKSRLARLGEKYSAASTRVTLDATRVKGRRATVAVTETTTLTYEKVKGTEPRTTGFQAHHELTFRADRRGDWQLTGVQDTDDGYLAVNQVAKPDVAKPATASDDGPPEAARSATTWPAPAKPKSLSGTGYDYKAMAAYATKYWNQYNPDYPDYNGEGAGGDCTNFVSQSLKAGGWKHVPGYTDDFHNWFGNADIQSDSFVGVNEFSWFALSSKRVTSLANVYQMDIGDVLQMDFNKDGSKDHSMIVTYRNPQGVPYVTYHSTNTYNRSVASLVASYPTAAFYAYRT
- a CDS encoding DUF4383 domain-containing protein; translation: MAPHAAHTRSPRSRNRPRFDEHLPVDHRLNRVYRVGAGLIGLFLLAFGILGMINRIGFFSTGGDTVVGLNTNGALSVLSICVGAVLLVGMVIGGNVASTLNMVLGVLFLLNGFLNLGLLDSGSNFLAFKMQNVLFSFAVGLLLMTFGMYGRVGSSLPHDNPYWKSRHPESPPARREEPEHREPRQVR
- a CDS encoding transglycosylase domain-containing protein, with product MQLRVPPPPPPPPPPPPGEPAAPGGRAARRRSSRPTGRDRLSGTATTALDRLRAVLGPRLAPLAPHARRLRPAYPRPNRTGWRRWLPSWRQWLGGVLSGSGLLFLFLLAAYETTDIPTNLNSFATQQDNVYFWSDGTPMARTGWVQRQSMPLKEIPEQVRWAVLAAENESFYSDPGISFKGISRALWRTVGQGSTQGGSTITQQYVKNVYLNQNQTVSRKFTEAMIALKLDNKMSKDDILEGYLNTSWFGRGTYGIQRASQAYYGKDVSQLNASEAAMLASLLKGAGLFDPTLSKANHQRAVERWSWILDRMVKTGRLTPAERATYRTFPEPLKSARVYDTGKQSDYLVELAQQYAKRTAHISDRDFDLGGYQIYTTFDRKREVTLTDAVTKARKQAGAERPQQARTAHYGAASVAADGRILAVYGGPDHRTQGYNESNATTVQAGSAFLPFVYAAGLQNGVHKTRGGPATPVTPQSVYDGDDGVPVTTPEGPYWDRSGKKVAAHNDGGESYGRITLADALAKSVNTPFMQLGMDTGLDKVRRTAEAAGLLASSMGPQVPDLSLGSSTPSAIRMASGYATFAADGRHTEPYSVRRITRNGSPVALEAPAARRAVSAAVAAQVTEALAASLRTAHPGAASAVPAAGKAGTTADDTASWYAGTAGSVSTAVVVYRMDLAKSLEPLPLKGLAGTSSDSVPYGIWAQVTGVE
- a CDS encoding zinc ribbon domain-containing protein, with protein sequence MPRYEYRCRTCGDTFELSRPMAESSAPAACPAGHDDTVKLLSTVAVGGASSAPAAAAPRPGGGGGCCGGGCCG